One part of the Streptomyces sp. NBC_00286 genome encodes these proteins:
- a CDS encoding phosphoribosylaminoimidazolesuccinocarboxamide synthase: MEKHQSRSGAPAMAEIPFPDAWESPLLSLSRPLGGTAGNQLRYSSSGKVRDIYEVVPPHGPRMQGELALIASDRMSAFDTVLNDEVPDKGLVVTALTKFWLDNLDSAPHHLLAWRASDLPDQISHLAGRAVVVRKLRMIPLECVVRGHITGSAWDEYRSTGRVGGEVMPKGMRFADPFPEPLFTPALKRNEGDQNLSAGAAADLVGNDVFETLKKRSLDLYDQAVRVARPRGIVIADTKFEFGFDEVGRIALADEVLTPDSSRFWLAGSWSPGEVPLSFDRRAIKEWLTSQRWNRSLPAPHIPGRIIQRTADLYREVYVRLSNHSLEDWIDAARR, translated from the coding sequence ATGGAGAAGCATCAGTCCCGGTCGGGGGCACCGGCGATGGCTGAAATCCCGTTTCCCGACGCCTGGGAAAGTCCTCTTCTGAGCTTGTCGCGGCCGCTGGGCGGCACAGCGGGGAATCAGTTGCGGTATAGCTCGTCGGGAAAGGTCCGCGACATCTACGAGGTAGTGCCCCCGCACGGTCCGCGGATGCAGGGCGAGCTTGCCCTTATAGCCAGCGACCGGATGTCGGCGTTCGACACCGTGCTCAACGACGAGGTTCCGGACAAAGGACTGGTCGTCACGGCACTGACGAAATTCTGGCTGGACAACCTGGACAGTGCCCCGCACCATCTGCTCGCATGGCGGGCATCTGATCTTCCGGACCAGATCTCACATCTCGCCGGTCGGGCGGTCGTCGTGAGAAAACTCAGGATGATTCCCCTTGAATGTGTGGTGCGTGGGCACATCACCGGGTCGGCCTGGGACGAGTACCGCAGCACCGGGCGAGTTGGAGGTGAGGTGATGCCCAAGGGAATGAGGTTCGCCGACCCCTTTCCTGAGCCATTGTTCACGCCCGCACTCAAGCGCAATGAAGGTGACCAGAACCTTTCGGCCGGTGCTGCGGCCGACCTGGTGGGGAACGATGTCTTCGAGACCCTCAAGAAACGCAGTCTCGATCTCTATGATCAGGCCGTCCGTGTCGCCCGGCCTCGGGGCATCGTCATCGCCGACACCAAGTTCGAGTTTGGCTTCGATGAGGTGGGGCGGATCGCCCTCGCCGACGAAGTCCTCACCCCCGACTCGAGTCGATTCTGGCTTGCGGGGTCCTGGAGTCCTGGCGAGGTTCCGTTGTCCTTCGATCGGCGTGCGATCAAGGAGTGGCTGACATCGCAGCGATGGAATCGTTCCCTCCCTGCTCCGCATATTCCCGGCCGGATCATCCAGAGAACAGCCGATCTCTACCGGGAAGTGTACGTGCGTCTCTCGAATCATTCGCTTGAGGACTGGATTGATGCGGCCCGCAGATGA
- a CDS encoding helix-turn-helix domain-containing protein yields the protein MLETLGLDETAENVYRAMLGRPQADLSDLRQHLDISEASLRAALDRLSELALVRQAQDDPQCFRAVDPAVSMKVLIARQEERLAAEQQRVEQTRLAVTKLMADFAASRPRKHPSDVEQLDGIDEIRDRINVLCREVQSEVMTLAPGGGQSAASMEAAKPQDAELLRRGVTMRTVYLDSVRNSPSTLKYAKWLTELGGQVRTVPSLPIRLMVLDRKFAVLPTDGDNSAAGAMILTGSGALVALSAFFESVWENGRPLGVSATQRDEQGLTSQESEALRLLGQGFTDEAIAKRLGVSSRTARRIAADLMETLQARSRFQAGARAVAREWLTGEE from the coding sequence GTGTTGGAGACCTTGGGGCTGGACGAAACCGCTGAGAACGTTTACCGAGCGATGCTCGGCCGACCTCAGGCCGACTTATCCGACCTCCGACAGCACCTTGACATCTCCGAAGCCTCACTGAGGGCGGCGCTCGACCGCCTCAGCGAGCTCGCCCTGGTACGCCAAGCCCAGGATGATCCGCAATGCTTCCGGGCTGTGGATCCCGCGGTCAGCATGAAGGTTCTGATCGCCCGCCAGGAGGAACGGCTGGCCGCCGAGCAGCAGCGGGTCGAACAGACCCGACTCGCAGTCACGAAGCTGATGGCGGACTTCGCGGCGTCCCGCCCCCGAAAGCACCCCTCCGACGTCGAGCAGCTCGACGGGATCGACGAGATCCGCGATCGGATCAACGTGCTGTGCCGTGAGGTGCAGAGTGAGGTCATGACTCTGGCCCCTGGCGGCGGCCAGAGCGCCGCGAGTATGGAAGCGGCCAAGCCGCAGGATGCCGAATTGCTCAGACGGGGCGTGACCATGCGGACGGTGTACCTGGACAGTGTCCGCAACAGTCCGTCGACGTTGAAGTACGCGAAGTGGCTTACTGAACTCGGCGGCCAAGTGCGCACGGTGCCGTCTCTGCCCATTCGCCTGATGGTCCTGGACCGCAAGTTCGCCGTCCTGCCCACGGACGGCGACAACAGTGCGGCCGGTGCCATGATCCTCACAGGCAGCGGTGCGCTGGTCGCACTTAGCGCCTTCTTCGAATCTGTCTGGGAAAACGGCAGGCCCCTCGGAGTATCCGCCACTCAGCGGGACGAGCAGGGTTTGACAAGCCAGGAGTCGGAAGCGCTTCGCCTTCTGGGGCAGGGCTTTACCGATGAGGCGATAGCGAAGCGGCTTGGCGTGTCGTCCCGCACGGCACGCCGGATCGCCGCTGACCTCATGGAGACACTCCAGGCTCGCAGCCGGTTTCAAGCCGGCGCTCGGGCCGTTGCACGAGAGTGGCTCACAGGAGAGGAGTAG
- a CDS encoding transposase, whose protein sequence is MAVEEAFPQHPDAEILLTFPGLGIQLAARILTEIGDDRTRFAD, encoded by the coding sequence ATGGCGGTGGAAGAAGCGTTCCCTCAGCACCCGGACGCCGAGATCCTGCTGACCTTCCCCGGGCTCGGCATCCAGCTCGCCGCCCGAATCCTGACTGAGATCGGGGACGACCGCACCCGCTTCGCGGACTGA
- a CDS encoding tyrosine-type recombinase/integrase, giving the protein MFMTMVTGSRRGEMCALRWSDINLDRLELFVKHSINGRRIKDTKTHQRRKQAIDVITRSVLVAHRARAEERCRALGGELARVAFVFSGEADSSAPLVPSSVSQRYRRLAKNLKIHTHRLKDLRAYNVTELLGAGTDVRTVAGRVGHGGGGATTLKYYAAFLATSDRQAVTAFAKQLPVPEELLAEQPVTTFINGLRLVCECGNESLWAMLVVTEDGAEALCGQCEAAVQTRPDAAVGPIGRTIKVDAAPPRELAPWEAIAQELAGAIKDGTMLPGEDVPTVGDIAQAHGVSVGTAHRAFTQLKKDGLIEVSRGRRAVVREVHEEASNAQCCQGMSSTRASSDGSRL; this is encoded by the coding sequence CTGTTCATGACGATGGTGACCGGCTCGCGCCGCGGCGAGATGTGCGCCCTGCGCTGGTCGGACATCAACCTCGACCGCCTCGAACTCTTCGTAAAGCACTCCATCAACGGCCGCCGGATCAAGGACACCAAGACCCATCAGCGCCGCAAGCAGGCCATCGACGTGATCACACGTTCCGTTCTGGTCGCCCACCGAGCCCGTGCTGAAGAACGCTGCAGGGCGCTCGGCGGTGAACTCGCCCGCGTTGCCTTCGTGTTCTCCGGCGAAGCCGACAGCTCCGCCCCGCTCGTGCCGTCGAGCGTCAGCCAGCGATACCGCCGCCTTGCGAAGAACCTGAAGATCCACACCCACCGTCTGAAGGACCTGCGCGCGTACAACGTGACGGAGCTCCTGGGAGCCGGTACCGACGTACGAACCGTCGCCGGCCGCGTCGGCCACGGCGGCGGAGGTGCGACCACGCTGAAGTACTACGCGGCCTTCCTGGCCACCTCGGACCGCCAGGCCGTCACCGCCTTCGCCAAGCAGCTGCCGGTGCCAGAAGAGCTGCTGGCCGAGCAGCCGGTCACGACCTTCATCAACGGGCTGCGCCTGGTCTGCGAGTGCGGGAACGAGTCGCTGTGGGCGATGCTGGTGGTCACCGAGGATGGTGCTGAGGCCTTGTGCGGGCAGTGCGAGGCAGCCGTCCAAACCCGCCCGGACGCGGCCGTGGGCCCCATCGGCAGGACCATCAAGGTCGATGCTGCCCCGCCCCGCGAGCTCGCTCCCTGGGAGGCGATCGCCCAAGAGCTCGCGGGTGCCATCAAGGACGGCACGATGCTGCCCGGCGAGGACGTCCCCACGGTCGGCGACATCGCCCAGGCCCACGGCGTCTCGGTCGGTACCGCGCACCGCGCCTTCACCCAACTGAAGAAGGACGGCCTGATCGAGGTCAGTCGCGGCCGTCGGGCCGTCGTCCGCGAGGTCCACGAGGAGGCCTCCAACGCCCAATGCTGCCAGGGCATGTCGTCGACCAGAGCAAGTTCCGACGGCAGTCGGCTATGA
- a CDS encoding SDR family NAD(P)-dependent oxidoreductase, whose product MSVPQTHTDRVAVVTGAGRGIGQAIAVDLAARGATVVAVDLNSPEETVALLADKGHPVLGLTGDVSNPDQTAAVGKEVADRFGRADILVNNAGISPFLDIEELDYDTWRRVIAVNLDSQFLMVKALLPTMKKSGWGRIVNLTSNSIVTNAPGMSHYMASKMGNIGFSRGLANDLAPFGITVNAVGPTLTITPGVLNAHPQEALTAAAQSQAIKRNGLPEDLTGTIAFLTSDDAAFVTGQTIMADGGYAR is encoded by the coding sequence ATGTCAGTTCCCCAGACACACACGGACCGAGTGGCCGTTGTCACCGGCGCCGGACGCGGCATCGGCCAGGCCATCGCCGTCGACCTCGCCGCACGCGGCGCGACCGTCGTCGCGGTCGACCTCAACAGCCCCGAGGAAACCGTCGCCTTGCTCGCCGACAAAGGACACCCGGTGCTGGGTCTCACAGGCGACGTGTCCAATCCCGACCAGACCGCGGCCGTGGGCAAGGAGGTCGCCGACCGGTTCGGGCGGGCGGACATCCTGGTCAACAACGCCGGCATTTCCCCCTTCCTCGACATCGAGGAGCTGGACTACGACACTTGGCGGCGCGTCATCGCGGTCAACCTCGACTCGCAGTTCCTCATGGTCAAGGCCCTGCTGCCGACCATGAAGAAGAGCGGCTGGGGCCGCATCGTCAACCTGACCTCCAACTCAATCGTCACCAACGCGCCCGGCATGTCCCACTACATGGCGAGCAAGATGGGCAACATCGGCTTCAGCCGCGGACTGGCCAACGACCTCGCCCCGTTCGGCATCACCGTCAACGCGGTCGGCCCGACCCTGACCATCACACCCGGCGTCCTGAATGCCCACCCGCAGGAAGCCCTCACGGCGGCCGCACAGTCCCAGGCCATCAAGCGCAACGGGCTGCCGGAAGACTTGACCGGCACCATTGCCTTCCTCACCAGCGACGACGCTGCCTTCGTGACTGGCCAGACCATCATGGCCGACGGCGGCTACGCCCGCTGA
- a CDS encoding nitroreductase/quinone reductase family protein, translated as MVKIFRAANKVVRPLLASRFHKPLSGRLMLLTYKGHRTGREFTVPIGYFDWDPGTVLAMSSQLSWIPSMRQGPAVRLRIRGQDHSAVPTVVEDAEEVAALLAEFGRRKGPKAAKGLMLGLPGDRQPTDDELRTAAAKTRFACFRMEPERPGR; from the coding sequence ATGGTGAAGATCTTCCGAGCCGCCAACAAGGTCGTACGGCCGCTGCTCGCCTCCCGCTTCCACAAGCCACTGAGCGGGCGCCTGATGCTGCTCACCTACAAGGGGCACAGGACGGGCCGCGAATTCACGGTCCCCATCGGCTACTTCGACTGGGACCCCGGCACGGTGCTCGCCATGTCCTCCCAGCTCAGCTGGATCCCCAGCATGCGCCAAGGGCCCGCCGTCCGGCTGCGCATCCGCGGCCAGGACCACAGCGCCGTCCCGACAGTCGTCGAGGACGCCGAGGAAGTCGCCGCCCTGCTGGCTGAGTTCGGCCGGCGCAAAGGCCCGAAGGCCGCCAAGGGGCTGATGCTCGGCCTCCCGGGCGACCGGCAGCCCACCGACGACGAGCTGCGCACGGCCGCCGCGAAGACCCGCTTCGCCTGCTTCCGGATGGAGCCCGAGCGGCCCGGCCGGTAG
- a CDS encoding SDR family NAD(P)-dependent oxidoreductase: MPVIAVIGAGPGLGLSIARRFGREGFQVALVSRTQEKLDALAARLAEEGIEAAGFAADVTRPDSLQSALAAVADRFGAVDVLEYSPADPAFAGAAAVDATAQDLHKQLDYYLYGAVAAVRQVLPAMLERGSGTLLFSTGASSVRPMGGAFGSIGVAAAALRNYAMVLGIDLAEHGVHAAHVAIGVFIGSGPGTEPETIAEHYWDAYTKRDQAEIVHTAPGGTW; encoded by the coding sequence ATGCCCGTCATCGCCGTCATCGGGGCAGGCCCCGGCCTGGGCCTGTCCATCGCCCGCCGCTTCGGAAGGGAGGGTTTCCAGGTCGCCCTGGTCTCCCGCACCCAGGAGAAGCTCGACGCGCTCGCCGCGCGGCTCGCCGAGGAGGGCATCGAGGCCGCGGGCTTCGCCGCGGACGTGACGCGTCCCGACTCGCTGCAGTCGGCGCTCGCCGCGGTCGCCGACCGGTTCGGGGCCGTCGACGTACTGGAGTACTCGCCCGCCGACCCCGCTTTCGCCGGCGCTGCCGCCGTCGACGCCACGGCGCAGGATCTCCACAAGCAGCTCGACTACTACCTGTACGGAGCGGTTGCCGCGGTCCGTCAGGTGCTGCCCGCCATGCTCGAACGCGGCAGTGGCACCCTGCTGTTCTCCACGGGCGCCTCCTCGGTCCGGCCGATGGGCGGCGCGTTCGGCAGCATCGGCGTCGCGGCGGCAGCCCTGCGCAACTACGCCATGGTTCTGGGCATCGACCTTGCCGAACACGGGGTCCACGCCGCACACGTGGCGATCGGGGTGTTCATCGGCAGCGGTCCCGGCACCGAGCCCGAGACCATCGCCGAGCACTACTGGGACGCCTACACCAAACGCGACCAGGCCGAGATCGTCCACACCGCCCCCGGCGGCACCTGGTGA
- a CDS encoding TetR/AcrR family transcriptional regulator: MAIDPPSASAGNPAPARPLRRDAQRNRDALLTAARSCFAEQGLEAPLEQVAKRAGVAIGTLYRHFPTRLDLVQATFAEKLAVWREAAEKAVTMDDAWAGLCHFLETMCELQSQDRGFNDLASMRLPESACLAGAQTRIRELGVHIVERAQEQGSLRPDLTPEDLAFVIWSHSRVTEATHAIAPDAWRRHLYLLLDGFRTDRAHPLPAPPLTEEQLYRAMISLGGNGACGA; this comes from the coding sequence ATGGCCATCGACCCTCCGTCCGCCTCCGCCGGGAACCCGGCCCCTGCCCGCCCCCTGCGGCGCGACGCGCAGCGCAATCGCGACGCCCTGCTCACCGCGGCCCGCTCCTGCTTCGCCGAGCAGGGCTTGGAGGCACCCCTGGAGCAGGTGGCCAAGCGGGCCGGGGTGGCCATCGGCACGCTGTACCGGCACTTCCCCACCCGGCTGGACCTGGTGCAGGCGACCTTCGCCGAGAAGCTGGCCGTCTGGCGGGAGGCCGCCGAGAAGGCCGTCACCATGGATGACGCCTGGGCGGGGCTGTGCCACTTCCTGGAGACGATGTGCGAACTCCAGTCACAGGACCGGGGGTTCAACGACCTGGCCTCCATGCGGTTGCCGGAGAGCGCCTGCCTGGCCGGCGCCCAGACCCGCATCCGCGAACTCGGTGTACACATCGTCGAGCGTGCGCAGGAGCAGGGCAGCCTGCGCCCCGACCTCACCCCCGAGGACCTTGCCTTCGTCATCTGGTCGCACAGCCGCGTCACCGAGGCCACCCATGCCATCGCCCCGGACGCCTGGCGCCGCCACCTCTACCTCCTGCTCGACGGCTTCCGAACCGACCGCGCCCACCCGCTGCCGGCGCCGCCGCTCACCGAGGAGCAGCTGTACCGCGCCATGATCAGCCTCGGCGGAAACGGGGCCTGCGGCGCCTGA
- a CDS encoding TSUP family transporter has translation MVGAGGGFLVVPALALLGGLPMPVAVGTSLLVIAMKSAAGFAGYLSSVQIDWSLTLAVTGFAVVGSLAGARLAGRVPAHALSRLFAWFVLAMGTFVLIQQAPAHVAVPVLAAIASLGAGAGVCYGFVARCPLPAARCPLPAARCPLPAAPRRAPHLTLSGPGSGVSAECPTPFRRYVPQGVSPHIRPGAEARAGRPAAGPTRTAGPARAGGPRGALRQRRVPTVRRRRPRFRRG, from the coding sequence CTGGTCGGCGCGGGCGGCGGCTTCCTCGTCGTCCCCGCCCTGGCCCTGCTGGGCGGCCTGCCCATGCCGGTGGCCGTGGGCACCTCACTGCTGGTCATCGCCATGAAGTCCGCTGCGGGCTTCGCCGGCTACCTCTCGAGCGTCCAGATCGACTGGAGCCTGACCCTGGCCGTCACCGGGTTCGCTGTCGTCGGCAGCCTGGCCGGAGCCCGGCTGGCCGGACGCGTCCCCGCCCACGCCCTCTCCCGGCTCTTCGCCTGGTTCGTGCTGGCCATGGGCACCTTCGTCCTGATCCAGCAGGCCCCCGCCCACGTAGCGGTCCCGGTCCTGGCGGCCATCGCCTCGCTGGGCGCCGGTGCGGGCGTCTGCTACGGCTTCGTCGCCCGCTGCCCGCTGCCCGCTGCCCGCTGCCCGCTGCCCGCTGCCCGCTGCCCGCTGCCCGCTGCGCCGCGCCGTGCACCGCACCTGACACTCTCCGGCCCGGGCAGCGGTGTGTCGGCGGAATGCCCCACCCCATTCCGGCGTTATGTACCCCAGGGGGTATCACCACACATCCGCCCAGGCGCCGAAGCGCGCGCCGGACGCCCCGCCGCCGGGCCGACCCGGACCGCTGGGCCGGCTCGGGCAGGGGGTCCCCGCGGCGCGTTGAGACAACGACGCGTCCCGACGGTCAGGCGCCGCAGGCCCCGTTTCCGCCGAGGCTGA
- a CDS encoding MMPL family transporter, which translates to MAERLSNGKADYDDPGGSNVAAREIIERATGIDPQQGHVLLVRTDEPVEATTTPPKAVAAAAALLRSRPEVEQVVDYTSPGGTALISRDGRSTVVVGAVGSLTDQRSVRAEEELQQAIDDDPALRGRALLGGATAGHVQVAEVSDTDLAQAELLATPVILVVLFLVFRGLVAALIPLLGGIVSLLLTMAGLRVATEFMDVSTGAMSLAFALGLGLSIDFGLLIVSRYREELADRGPGAEAVLRTVATAGRTVLFSALTVAAALAAPPAWSARAAASSSSPPWPCWAACPCRWPWAPHCWSSP; encoded by the coding sequence GTGGCGGAGAGACTCTCCAACGGCAAGGCAGACTACGACGATCCCGGCGGCAGCAACGTCGCGGCCCGCGAGATCATCGAGCGCGCCACGGGCATCGACCCCCAGCAGGGCCATGTCCTGTTGGTGCGCACCGACGAACCGGTCGAGGCGACCACCACCCCGCCGAAGGCGGTCGCCGCCGCCGCGGCGCTCCTGCGATCCCGTCCCGAGGTCGAGCAGGTGGTCGACTACACCTCTCCCGGGGGCACCGCGCTGATCTCCAGGGATGGGCGCAGCACCGTGGTCGTGGGCGCCGTGGGGTCCCTGACGGACCAGCGGAGCGTACGGGCCGAGGAGGAGCTCCAGCAGGCCATCGACGACGATCCGGCCCTGCGTGGCCGCGCCTTGCTCGGCGGCGCCACTGCCGGTCACGTCCAGGTCGCCGAGGTCTCGGACACCGACCTGGCACAGGCCGAACTCCTCGCCACCCCGGTCATCCTGGTGGTGCTCTTCCTGGTCTTCCGCGGGCTGGTGGCCGCCTTGATCCCGCTGCTGGGCGGGATCGTCTCCCTGCTGCTCACCATGGCGGGCCTGCGGGTCGCCACGGAGTTCATGGACGTCTCCACCGGCGCGATGAGCCTGGCCTTCGCCCTGGGCCTCGGCCTGTCCATCGACTTCGGCCTGCTGATCGTCTCCCGCTACCGCGAGGAACTGGCCGACCGGGGCCCCGGCGCGGAAGCAGTGCTGCGGACCGTCGCCACCGCGGGCCGCACCGTGCTGTTCAGCGCGCTCACGGTGGCCGCGGCGCTCGCCGCACCACCGGCCTGGTCGGCGCGGGCGGCGGCTTCCTCGTCGTCCCCGCCCTGGCCCTGCTGGGCGGCCTGCCCATGCCGGTGGCCGTGGGCACCTCACTGCTGGTCATCGCCATGA
- a CDS encoding AbrB/MazE/SpoVT family DNA-binding domain-containing protein yields the protein MAAATFQASVRDKGQLTLPAGVREALGVSPGDELEFEINDAGVVEVHGLRKIRTDQAWFWTERWQAGEREASEDIAAGRTTRHEDVDGMFAHLDKES from the coding sequence ATGGCTGCGGCTACGTTCCAGGCCAGCGTGCGCGACAAGGGGCAGCTGACGCTACCCGCAGGCGTACGCGAGGCGCTGGGGGTCTCCCCAGGCGACGAGCTTGAGTTCGAGATCAACGACGCCGGCGTCGTCGAGGTTCACGGACTGAGGAAGATCCGCACCGATCAGGCTTGGTTCTGGACGGAGCGGTGGCAGGCGGGTGAGCGCGAGGCCAGCGAGGACATCGCGGCTGGGCGCACGACCCGCCACGAGGACGTGGACGGCATGTTCGCGCACCTCGACAAGGAGAGCTGA